In the Thermodesulfobacteriota bacterium genome, one interval contains:
- a CDS encoding CoB--CoM heterodisulfide reductase iron-sulfur subunit A family protein, translating to MADTNSAVLVVGGGISGLTAAVEAAEVGKDVFLVERNPYLGGRVAQLNQYFPKLCPPTCGLEINFKRIKNNRRVRLHTMTEVRSITGSKGNYQVTLESKARFVNNNCTGCNACVEACPEERANSFNFNMDKTKAIYRPHEMSFPMKYVIDMNACTRCGKCVEACKYNAVDLDMQAKTFTVQVGAVVWATGWQPYDANRMDNLKFGSSSAIITNMMMERLAAPNGPTGGKIVRPGDNKEPGSIAFVQCAGSRDENHLEYCSYICCMATLKQITYVREQYPNAKVFVFYIDLRSPGKYEKFREKLMGDPNTSFIKGKVANIIPEADGGVTVVAENAVTGDKIQQKVDLAVLATGMQPSMAGQGANFGLNADKNGFIASDPGTGMLAAGCAKKAADVVTCAQNSTAAALKAIQG from the coding sequence ATGGCGGACACAAACAGCGCGGTTTTGGTGGTGGGCGGCGGCATCAGCGGGTTGACAGCCGCCGTGGAGGCCGCAGAGGTGGGCAAGGATGTGTTCCTGGTGGAGCGCAATCCCTACCTCGGAGGCCGGGTCGCGCAACTCAACCAGTATTTTCCGAAATTGTGCCCGCCAACCTGCGGGCTGGAGATCAACTTCAAGCGCATCAAGAACAACCGGCGGGTTCGGTTGCACACCATGACCGAGGTGCGCTCCATTACCGGGTCCAAGGGCAACTACCAGGTCACCCTGGAGTCCAAGGCCAGGTTTGTGAACAACAACTGCACGGGCTGCAATGCCTGTGTGGAGGCTTGCCCGGAAGAGCGAGCGAACAGCTTCAACTTCAACATGGACAAGACGAAGGCCATTTATCGGCCCCACGAAATGTCCTTTCCGATGAAATACGTCATCGACATGAACGCCTGCACCCGCTGCGGCAAGTGCGTCGAGGCCTGCAAGTACAACGCCGTGGACCTGGACATGCAGGCCAAGACCTTCACTGTCCAGGTGGGTGCCGTGGTCTGGGCCACCGGCTGGCAGCCATACGACGCCAACCGTATGGACAACCTCAAGTTCGGCAGCTCCAGTGCCATCATCACCAACATGATGATGGAGCGCCTGGCGGCGCCCAATGGACCGACCGGCGGGAAGATTGTGCGTCCTGGTGACAACAAGGAGCCGGGCAGTATCGCGTTTGTCCAATGCGCCGGCTCGCGGGACGAGAACCATCTGGAATACTGCTCCTACATCTGCTGCATGGCCACCCTCAAGCAGATCACCTACGTGCGGGAGCAGTATCCCAATGCCAAGGTCTTTGTCTTCTATATCGACCTGCGCTCCCCGGGCAAGTACGAGAAGTTCCGTGAGAAGCTGATGGGCGATCCCAACACCAGCTTCATCAAGGGAAAGGTCGCCAACATCATCCCCGAGGCCGATGGCGGTGTGACCGTGGTGGCCGAAAACGCGGTCACCGGCGACAAGATCCAGCAGAAGGTCGACTTGGCCGTGCTCGCCACCGGCATGCAGCCGTCCATGGCCGGCCAGGGGGCCAACTTCGGTCTCAACGCCGACAAGAACGGCTTCATCGCCTCCGATCCCGGCACCGGCATGCTCGCCGCGGGCTGCGCCAAGAAGGCGGCGGACGTGGTGACCTGTGCCCAGAACTCCACGGCAGCGGCCCTGAAAGCCATTCAAGGATGA